The Calliphora vicina chromosome 3, idCalVici1.1, whole genome shotgun sequence genome contains a region encoding:
- the LOC135954849 gene encoding mucin-2-like, with product MKILIQKLIILLICIAGTRSECDVCQNSNYVACHKENQYSLCINGVPTEDFITCPENHVCTPDPYVCYPLPEAKPSCIRDTNLCGVCSENKVYACINETTIAFCYGEDKPVEGAEFSYCLGDTVCDIYSVKGFCTESYLVKPSCVTAPNNDYDDEDHVTTTTTMQPTTTTTIEPTTTATEPTTTTTETTTTTEETTTTTTTEPTTTTTESTTTTTEPTTTTTEPTTTTTTTEPTTTTTEPTTTTTTTEPTTTTTEPTTTTTEPTTTTTEPTTTEPTTTTTKPTTTTTTTEPTTTTEPTTTTTTTEPTTTTTEPTTTTEPTTTTTTTEPTTTEPTTTTEPTTTTTTKEPTTTTTEPTTTTTTTEPTTTTTTTAPSGPIDPEKFCKDAATTGSFYAGDPTCTTFVVCYMMDGTIAALGKKCPRNQYFPPGAKMCSANKPDICV from the exons atgaaGATTCTAATACAAAAACTG atcatTCTATTGATTTGTATTGCCGGTACTCGAAGTGAATGTGATGTATGCCAAAATAGCAATTATGTGGCCTGTCATAAGGAAAATCAATATTCTTTATGTattaatg gagtACCTACCGAAGATTTCATAACATGTCCTGAGAATCATGTTTGCACACCCGATCCTTATGTCTGTTATCCCCTGCCCGAGGCTAAACCAAGTTGTATTCGAGATACGAATCTGTGTGGTGTGTGCAGCGAGAATAAGGTTTATGCCTGTATAAATGAAACTACAATTGCTTTTTGCTATGGCGAAGATAAACCAGTCGAAGGAGCAGAATTTTCGTATTGTTTGGGAGATACTGTTTGCGATATTTACAGTGTGAAGGGATTTTGTACTGAAAGTTATTTGGTTAAG cCAAGCTGTGTAACGGCTCCCAATAATGACTATGATGATGAAGATCAtgtaacaacaactacaactatGCAGCCAACTACTACCACAACAATCGAACCAACAACCACTGCAACAGAACCAACTACAACAACTACGGAAACAACCACTACTACTGAAGAGACAACTACTACCACAACAACTGaaccaactacaacaacaactgaaTCTACAACCACAACTACTGAGCCAACTACTACAACAACTGAACCGACAACTACTACCACAACAACTGAACCaactacaacaaccacagaGCCAACAACTACCACAACAACAACTGAACCAACAACTACAACCACAGAGCCaactacaacaaccacagaGCCAACTACAACAACTACAGAGCCAACAACAACTGAACCAACAACTACAACCACAAAGCCAACAACTACCACTACAACAACTGAACCAACAACTACAACCGAACCAACAACTACCACCACAACTACTGAACCAACCACGACAACTACAGAGCCAACAACTACAACCGAACCAACAACAACTACCACAACAACAGAACCAACAACAACTGAGCCAACAACTACAACCGAACCGACAACTACCACCACAACTAAAGAACCAACCACGACAACTACAGAGCCAACTACTACAACCACAACAACCGAACCAACAACTACGACAACAACAACTGCTCCGTCTGGCCCAATTGACCCGGAAAAATTTTGCAAAGATGCTGCAACGACTGGATCCTTTTATGCGGGTGATCCAACATGCACTAC tttcgTAGTCTGTTATATGATGGATGGCACAATCGCTGCCTTGGGTAAGAAATGCCCTAGAAACCAATATTTCCCACCAGGAgctaaaatgtgttcagcaaataaACCAGATATTTGTGTAtaa